One Paramisgurnus dabryanus chromosome 9, PD_genome_1.1, whole genome shotgun sequence DNA segment encodes these proteins:
- the hcnl1 gene encoding potassium/sodium hyperpolarization-activated cyclic nucleotide-gated channel 2 translates to MSSDIAKRSSVSPDKTCCSRFTNVLKRVFVCKKSKESLNRDEDAVSPSEHTGWVIHPLSSLRYYYLMSMVILTFANLITIPLDMAFSEDIRGNRHRYWVAFNVFSDIMFCVDIGINFRMGIFTEDGQVPILDPKLIRKDYLKSWFVPDVVAAFPVDIIIVIVDHCNSADTSSLLASKMVRMLMFARILSMIRVLRLPRLMRFYSELENVSDIQLDVVRRSIRFTFALLMIFLIWHWNGCIQFFIPVLDEFPLDCWVTRENLTNSTVGEKYSFALFRTFFQMTWMSYRSTDTPTRIEEQWGVIVSMLIGFSVFITCITFVVVTFVRAAATSNVYMKKINQLQSSKVFRQLPKALRQRITVHYKWEFDKKNIFDLVPKPLRKDIMAAMCTDLLKKGSLFRNNDPKFVEAMLMKLEYEIFQAGEIILYQNTRADRMFFIECGQVLVETEFFQMVLSTGDHFGEICLLFGGRRQATVRALDACRLFSLSLDHLLEIEEEFPDVVNELREKAQQRKSELERAELRQLASSTSDDV, encoded by the exons ATGAGCAGCGATATCGCAAAAAGATCTTCCGTTAGCCCTGATAAAACTTGCTGTTCTAGGTTCACTAATGTCCTAAAACGTGTCTTTGTCTGCAAGAAAAGCAAAGAGTCTTTGAACAGAGATGAAGATGCAGTAAGCCCAAGTGAACACACCGGTTGGGTGATACACCCATTGAGTTCCCTCAG ATATTACTATCTGATGTCTATGGTGATCTTAACATTCGCCAATCTTATAACAATCCCTCTGGACATGGCTTTCTCTGAGGATATACGTGGTAATAGACACAGATACTGGGTGGCCTTCAACGTCTTCTCCGACATCATGTTCTGTGTGGACATTGGTATTAATTTTCGAATGGGTATTTTCACTGAAGACGGTCAG GTGCCCATCCTTGATCCAAAGCTCATAAGAAAAGATTATTTAAAATCTTGGTTTGTTCCAGATGTTGTGGCTGCATTTCCTGTTGACATTATAATTGTTATTGTG GACCATTGTAATAGTGCAGACACAAGCTCGCTGTTGGCTTCAAAGATGGTGAGGATGCTTATGTTCGCGAGGATCCTGAGCATGATTCGTGTGCTCCGTTTGCCAAGGCTCATGAGATTCTACTCTGAACTTGAAAAT GTCTCGGATATACAGCTTGACGTAGTCCGGCGGTCTATCAGGTTTACATTTGCCTTACTGATGATCTTTCTCATCTGGCATTGGAACGGATGTATTCAGTTCTTCATACCTGTTCTGGATGAGTTTCCCCTTGACTGCTGGGTCACAAGAGAGAATCTTACG aaTAGCACAGTTGGTGAAAAATACTCCTTTGCTTTGTTCAGAACTTTCTTTCAAATGACCTGGATGTCCTACAGATCTACTGACACACCAACAC GTATTGAAGAACAGTGGGGTGTTATTGTCAGTATGCTGATTggattttcagtctttatcacATGCATCACTTTTGTGGTTGTGACGTTTGTCCGTGCCGCTGCCACAAGTAATGTGTACATGAAAAAG ATAAACCAACTACAATCCTCCAAGGTGTTCAGACAGCTGCCCAAAGCCTTGCGCCAGCGAATCACTGTGCATTACAAGTGGGAATTTGATAAGAAGAACATCTTTGATCTCGTCCCGAAACCACTCAGAAAG GATATTATGGCAGCCATGTGTACGGACCTGCTAAAGAAAGGATCGTTGTTTAGAAACAATGATCCAAAATTTGTTGAAGCCATGTTAATGAAACTGGAGTATGAGATCTTCCAGGCAGGTGAAATCATACTTTATCAGAATACTCGGGCTGATCGTATGTTCTTTATCGAGTGTGGACAAGTGCTCGTGGAGACTGAATTCTTCCAGATGGTGTTGTCTACTGGAGATCACTTTGGAG AGATATGTTTGCTGTTTGGTGGACGGCGGCAGGCTACAGTTCGAGCTTTAGATGCCTGCAGACTGTTCTCACTTTCTTTAGACCACCTTCTGGAGATCGAGGAGGAGTTTCCCGATGTAGTGAATGAGCTGAGGGAAAAAGCTCAACAGCGTAAAAGTGAACTAGAGC GAGCTGAGCTGAGACAACTTGCTTCATCTACATCTGATGATGTGTGA
- the rab27a gene encoding ras-related protein Rab-27A, whose protein sequence is MSDGDYDYLIKFLALGDSGVGKTSFLYQYTDGKFNSKFITTVGIDFREKRVVYKSNGPDGTAGKGQRIHIQLWDTAGQERFRSLTTAFFRDAMGFLLLFDLTNEQSFLNVRNWMSQLQTHAYCENPDIVLCGNKSDLDDQRAVKAESGRELAEKYGVPYFETSAASGENVSHAVEVLLDLIMKRMERCVDKSWIPDGTVRSNGHSTTDLSETGDPEQSKCGC, encoded by the exons ATGTCTGATGGGGACTATGATTACCTCATTAAGTTCCTGGCATTGGGGGACTCTGGTGTGGGAAAGACCAGCTTTCTCTATCAGTACACAGACGGCAAATTCAACTCCAAATTCATCACTACAGTGGGCATAGACTTCAGAGAAAAACGAGTG GTGTACAAATCGAACGGTCCTGATGGCACCGCCGGCAAAGGTCAAAGGATTCACATCCAGCTGTGGGACACGGCCGGACAGGAGAG GTTTCGGAGTTTAACCACAGCGTTCTTCAGGGATGCCATGGGATTTCTGTTGCTGTTTGACCTCACGAATGAGCAGAGCTTTCTTAACGTCCGAAACTGGATGA GTCAGCTGCAGACGCATGCATACTGCGAGAATCCTGACATTGTGTTGTGTGGGAATAAATCTGACCTGGACGATCAGCGTGCTGTGAAAGCGGAAAGCGGGCGAGAACTGGCTGAGAAATACGG TGTGCCGTACTTTGAGACGAGCGCCGCGAGCGGTGAGAACGTCAGTCATGCCGTGGAGGTTCTTCTGGATCTCATCATGAAACGAATGGAAAGATGCGTGGACAAATCCTGGATCCCGGACGGAACGGTCCGCTCAAACGGACACAGCACCACCGACCTCTCCGAGACAGGGGACCCCGAACAGAGCAAGTGTGGCTGCTAA